In a genomic window of Nocardiopsis mwathae:
- a CDS encoding N-acyl-D-amino-acid deacylase family protein: MTSVVLAGGRVVDGTGAPARYADVAVAQGRIIEVADPGAARATGRSVDVTGLVVAPGFIDMHAHSDLAVLADPEHEAKVLQGVTTEVLGQDGLSYAPVTDTTLPQLRAQLAGWNGTPDLDYAWRGVGEYLDRVDAGSPTNVAYLVPHGNVRMAVMGTQDRAPTAEDLDAMRALVAEGMAGGAVGMSTGLTYTPGMFAEDAEIVALLEPVRAAGGFYCPHHRNYGSRVVESYQECLEVARRAGVALHLAHCHVNFPMNRGRAPEVLAAIDAAVRNDRLDVTLDTYPYLAAATYLGALLPSRAHAGGTAATLARLRDPAERARILYEVEVVGTDGNHGVPADWDSVVITGVANPELSWAVGSSIRELADRRGREAAEIFADLLVDDGMGTGCLLRVGNEENVRTIMAHPAHTGGSDGILVGAKPHPRAWGTFPRYFETYVRELGVLGLEECVRHLTSRPARRLGIADRGVIRPGMTADLTVFDPDKIASTATYDHPRRTPEGIPHVLVNGEFTVRDGARTDRVPGRALRHRT, encoded by the coding sequence ATGACGAGTGTCGTACTCGCCGGAGGCCGCGTCGTCGACGGAACCGGCGCGCCCGCCCGGTACGCCGACGTCGCCGTCGCGCAGGGACGCATCATCGAAGTCGCCGACCCGGGCGCGGCCCGGGCCACCGGCCGGAGTGTGGATGTCACCGGGCTGGTCGTCGCACCGGGCTTCATCGACATGCACGCCCACTCCGACCTCGCCGTGCTCGCCGACCCCGAGCACGAGGCCAAGGTCCTCCAGGGCGTCACCACCGAGGTCCTGGGCCAGGACGGACTGAGCTACGCGCCCGTCACCGACACCACCCTGCCCCAGCTCCGGGCGCAGCTGGCCGGGTGGAACGGCACACCCGATCTCGACTACGCCTGGCGCGGCGTCGGCGAGTACCTCGACCGCGTCGACGCGGGCTCGCCCACCAACGTCGCCTACCTGGTACCGCACGGCAACGTCCGGATGGCCGTCATGGGAACCCAGGACCGCGCCCCCACCGCAGAGGACCTGGACGCGATGCGCGCCCTCGTGGCCGAGGGGATGGCCGGCGGCGCGGTGGGGATGTCCACGGGCCTCACCTACACACCCGGGATGTTCGCCGAGGACGCCGAGATCGTCGCCCTGCTCGAACCGGTGCGTGCGGCCGGCGGCTTCTACTGCCCTCACCACCGCAACTACGGCTCCCGCGTGGTCGAGTCCTACCAGGAGTGCCTGGAAGTGGCCCGGCGCGCGGGGGTGGCGCTGCACCTCGCGCACTGCCACGTCAACTTCCCGATGAACAGGGGGCGAGCCCCCGAGGTGCTGGCCGCGATCGACGCCGCCGTGCGCAACGACCGGCTCGACGTCACCCTGGACACCTACCCCTACCTCGCCGCCGCCACCTACCTCGGGGCGCTGCTGCCCAGCCGCGCGCACGCCGGCGGCACCGCCGCGACCCTCGCCCGGCTGCGCGACCCCGCCGAGCGCGCCCGCATCCTCTACGAGGTCGAGGTGGTGGGCACCGACGGCAACCACGGGGTCCCCGCCGACTGGGACAGCGTCGTCATCACCGGCGTCGCCAACCCCGAGCTGTCGTGGGCGGTCGGCTCCTCTATCCGGGAACTGGCCGACCGGCGCGGCCGCGAAGCCGCCGAGATCTTCGCCGACCTGCTGGTCGACGATGGGATGGGCACCGGCTGCCTGCTCCGCGTCGGCAACGAGGAGAACGTCCGCACGATCATGGCGCACCCCGCGCACACCGGCGGCAGCGACGGCATCCTCGTCGGCGCCAAACCCCACCCGCGCGCCTGGGGCACCTTTCCCCGGTACTTCGAGACCTATGTGCGGGAACTCGGCGTCCTGGGCTTGGAAGAGTGCGTACGGCACCTGACCTCGCGCCCGGCGCGCCGCCTCGGGATCGCCGACCGCGGTGTGATCCGGCCCGGCATGACCGCCGACCTCACCGTGTTCGATCCCGACAAGATCGCCTCGACCGCCACCTACGACCATCCCCGCCGCACCCCCGAGGGCATCCCCCACGTCCTGGTCAACGGGGAGTTCACGGTGCGCGACGGCGCCCGGACCGACCGGGTGCCGGGCCGGGCGCTGCGGCACCGGACCTGA
- a CDS encoding C40 family peptidase, protein MLAAVAFGLVSPFGADAAADTADTADDGGSPSQVAQAAVAHAKAQVGKPYRFGGSGPKSFDCSGLVQWSYQKAGKALSRTTFTQFRQGSAVERSALREGDLVFFHPGPTHVGIYVGGGSMVHAPRTGRQVEVVRMSDYFDRRFVGARRVA, encoded by the coding sequence TTGTTGGCGGCTGTCGCGTTCGGTCTGGTATCACCCTTCGGTGCAGATGCCGCCGCCGACACCGCCGACACCGCCGACGACGGCGGATCACCCAGCCAGGTCGCCCAGGCCGCCGTCGCCCACGCGAAAGCCCAGGTGGGCAAGCCCTACCGGTTCGGCGGGAGTGGTCCGAAGTCCTTCGACTGCTCGGGGCTGGTGCAGTGGTCCTACCAGAAGGCCGGGAAGGCCCTCTCGCGCACCACGTTCACCCAGTTCCGCCAGGGCAGTGCGGTCGAACGCTCCGCCCTGCGCGAGGGGGACCTGGTCTTCTTCCATCCCGGGCCGACCCACGTCGGCATCTACGTCGGCGGCGGCAGCATGGTGCACGCCCCGAGGACCGGCAGGCAGGTGGAGGTCGTGCGGATGTCGGACTACTTCGACCGCCGGTTCGTCGGCGCCCGCCGCGTCGCCTGA
- a CDS encoding response regulator transcription factor, translated as MLVVEDEPSVRDAVADALELDGYQVTRASDGGSGLEAVRRWPPDAIVLDVLMPFMDGLTMCKRLRARGDRTPILILTARDAVGDRVEGLDAGADDYLAKPFDLDELLARLRALLRRAYPEEPETIGYADLTVDTEGGRAWRGDRVVELSRTEFALLEVLTRNAGRVVPRGVIADRVWGYDFGPNSNSLDVYIGYLRRKLEAGGEARIVHTVRGVGYVLEERSAPGGGGASRG; from the coding sequence GTGCTCGTGGTGGAGGACGAACCATCGGTGCGCGACGCCGTCGCCGACGCCCTGGAACTGGACGGGTACCAGGTCACCCGGGCGAGCGACGGCGGGAGCGGTCTGGAGGCGGTCCGGCGCTGGCCGCCGGACGCGATCGTGCTGGATGTGCTGATGCCGTTCATGGACGGCCTGACCATGTGCAAGCGGCTGCGCGCCCGCGGCGACCGCACCCCCATCCTCATCCTGACCGCGCGCGACGCCGTGGGCGACCGTGTCGAGGGGCTCGACGCCGGGGCCGACGACTACCTGGCCAAACCCTTCGACCTGGACGAGCTGCTGGCGCGGCTGCGGGCGCTCCTGCGCCGCGCCTACCCCGAGGAGCCGGAGACGATCGGCTACGCCGACCTGACCGTCGACACCGAGGGCGGCCGGGCCTGGCGCGGCGACCGCGTCGTCGAGCTGAGCCGTACCGAGTTCGCACTGCTGGAAGTGCTGACGCGCAACGCCGGGCGGGTGGTGCCGCGGGGCGTCATCGCCGACAGGGTGTGGGGGTACGACTTCGGCCCCAACTCCAACTCGCTGGACGTCTACATCGGTTACCTGCGCCGCAAGCTGGAGGCCGGGGGAGAAGCGCGGATCGTGCACACCGTGCGCGGGGTCGGCTACGTGCTGGAAGAGCGGTCGGCACCGGGCGGCGGGGGCGCGTCGCGTGGCTGA
- a CDS encoding IS1380 family transposase, whose product MSEPTRWDRGLSVTTDGKHLVGHAGAVLLRKLADRTGLTRALTDVLPSSTANGWKERATALVHLAIAIALGARSLLEAERLGLHHQHIFGPPASDSTLRRLLEALDEPTLAAITKARKHIRRHVWTLLHLRPGGFPHLSVAGRELKGWITVDLDATVITSASKKHGAAPTFKGTFGFHPLGAWCANTGECLAMQLRPGNAGANTVDDHIGVLRAALDQIPGSSAAKLLIRADGAGATHGLLNHLEALATTRRTVRYTVGWKITPEDESAIARLPEHAWQTSLTQEGEVQEGYEVAELTGLNTRQGWPHGLRLIARRVRPSKRHAKNLTAFEKRTGWRYSVTATNIGRMWGIPGSHQVQFLDALHRDHAGVEDRVRTNKAMGLANLPSRSWDINTAWMLAANIACDLDAWLRLLTLHDHDDLARAEPEAMRFRLYHLPARLARHARRRLLRLERTWPWAEAFATCWMRLRGLPAAG is encoded by the coding sequence GTGAGCGAGCCTACACGCTGGGACCGCGGCCTGTCCGTCACAACCGACGGAAAACACCTGGTCGGACACGCCGGAGCAGTACTGCTGCGCAAGCTCGCCGACCGCACCGGCCTGACCCGCGCCCTCACCGACGTGCTCCCCTCCAGCACCGCCAACGGCTGGAAGGAACGGGCCACAGCCCTCGTCCACCTCGCGATCGCGATCGCACTCGGAGCGCGCAGCCTGCTGGAAGCCGAACGGCTCGGCCTGCACCACCAGCACATCTTCGGCCCACCGGCCTCCGACTCCACCCTGCGCCGCCTGCTGGAAGCCCTCGACGAACCCACCCTCGCGGCCATCACCAAGGCGCGCAAGCACATCCGCCGCCACGTGTGGACGCTGCTCCACCTGCGGCCGGGCGGCTTCCCGCACCTGAGTGTGGCCGGGCGGGAACTCAAGGGGTGGATCACCGTCGACCTGGACGCCACCGTCATCACCAGCGCCTCCAAGAAGCACGGGGCCGCACCCACGTTCAAGGGCACCTTCGGATTCCACCCCCTGGGCGCCTGGTGCGCCAACACCGGCGAGTGCCTGGCGATGCAGCTGCGGCCGGGCAACGCCGGCGCGAACACCGTCGACGACCACATCGGTGTGCTGAGGGCCGCCCTGGACCAGATCCCCGGCTCCTCGGCGGCCAAGCTGCTCATCCGCGCCGACGGGGCCGGGGCCACCCACGGCCTGCTCAATCACCTCGAAGCGCTGGCCACTACCCGGCGCACGGTGCGCTACACCGTGGGCTGGAAGATCACGCCCGAGGACGAGTCCGCGATCGCCCGCCTGCCCGAACACGCCTGGCAGACCTCCCTCACCCAGGAGGGAGAGGTGCAGGAGGGCTATGAGGTGGCCGAACTGACCGGGCTCAACACCCGGCAGGGCTGGCCGCACGGGCTGCGGCTGATCGCGCGCCGGGTCCGCCCCTCCAAACGCCACGCCAAGAACCTGACCGCCTTCGAGAAGCGCACCGGGTGGCGCTACTCGGTCACCGCGACCAACATCGGACGCATGTGGGGGATTCCCGGGTCCCACCAGGTGCAGTTCCTCGACGCTCTGCACCGCGACCACGCCGGGGTCGAGGACCGGGTGCGCACCAACAAGGCGATGGGCCTGGCCAACCTCCCCTCCCGTTCATGGGACATCAACACCGCCTGGATGCTGGCCGCGAACATCGCCTGCGACCTGGACGCCTGGCTGCGCCTGCTCACCCTGCACGACCACGACGACCTCGCCCGCGCGGAGCCGGAGGCCATGCGGTTTCGCCTCTACCACCTGCCCGCCCGGCTGGCCCGCCACGCCCGCCGCCGCTTGCTGCGCCTGGAGCGCACCTGGCCCTGGGCGGAGGCGTTCGCCACCTGCTGGATGAGACTCAGAGGCCTGCCCGCCGCCGGCTGA
- a CDS encoding RidA family protein has translation MTKQAIHTDQAPQPRGAYSQGVVSGGFLFTSGFGPHDPRTGETSASVGAQTAQALRNIQAVLAERGLTLHDVVRTTVHLHHLKHDFDEFDAVYSEFFSDPMPVRTTVGSELMDVLVTIDVVAGLRE, from the coding sequence ATGACCAAGCAGGCGATCCACACGGACCAGGCGCCCCAGCCGCGCGGCGCCTACAGCCAGGGCGTCGTCTCGGGCGGCTTCCTGTTCACGTCCGGTTTCGGACCGCATGATCCGCGCACGGGCGAGACCTCGGCGTCGGTGGGTGCACAGACGGCCCAGGCCCTGCGCAACATCCAGGCGGTGCTGGCCGAGCGCGGCCTCACGCTGCACGACGTGGTGCGCACCACGGTGCACCTGCACCACCTCAAGCACGACTTCGACGAGTTCGACGCGGTCTACTCGGAGTTCTTCTCCGACCCTATGCCGGTCCGCACCACGGTCGGCTCGGAGTTGATGGACGTGCTGGTGACGATCGACGTGGTCGCCGGACTCCGCGAGTGA
- a CDS encoding sensor histidine kinase — MAESTAGPDGRDTGGATDGTGAVDASSPEGGRRGPVWTRWSLRVRLAVLTAVVVAGAVLAGAGVAFAVVRHTLYGELDGSLAREAIRVERQFDRNAWLGSAECAYATAPACVQIIGAGGTVDPEPGGGGPEVPETAVEVARGERAAFFTDTRIGDIPLRGYVAPIGQDRAVQVSIRSDRVAATVFDVGTRLAAAGAIGVLLAGGLGYLVARTGLRPVARLTRTAETIAATRDPRHRIDLPGNDELARLATSFNTMLDELERSVTAQRRLVADASHELRTPLTGLRTNIDLLARDLPPEHRTRIHATLRTQITEMTGLVNDLIELARGEAPEGRSEDVRLDEVVEHCVAAERRNRPGVGFDVRVEPTVVPGVPDRLARAVTNLLDNAAKFSPEGGEVEVRLAAGELTVRDHGPGIDPDDLPHVFDRFYRARTARGLPGSGLGLAIVRQVAGGHGAELRAEPAPGGGTVFRMAFPAAPGAPSRSSSGPH; from the coding sequence GTGGCTGAGTCGACGGCCGGTCCGGATGGGCGGGACACCGGAGGCGCGACCGACGGGACGGGCGCCGTCGACGCCTCCTCCCCGGAGGGAGGGCGCAGGGGCCCGGTGTGGACCCGGTGGTCGCTGCGCGTGCGGCTGGCCGTGCTGACCGCGGTCGTCGTCGCGGGCGCGGTGCTGGCGGGGGCCGGGGTCGCCTTCGCCGTCGTCCGCCACACCCTCTACGGCGAGCTGGACGGCAGCCTGGCGCGTGAGGCGATCCGCGTGGAGCGGCAGTTCGACCGGAACGCCTGGCTGGGATCGGCGGAGTGCGCGTACGCGACGGCGCCCGCCTGCGTGCAGATCATCGGCGCCGGGGGAACGGTGGACCCCGAACCCGGTGGCGGCGGTCCGGAGGTTCCCGAGACGGCGGTCGAGGTCGCCCGGGGGGAGCGCGCGGCGTTCTTCACCGACACGCGGATCGGCGACATCCCGCTGCGCGGCTACGTCGCGCCCATCGGGCAGGACCGGGCCGTACAGGTGTCGATCCGCTCCGACCGCGTGGCCGCCACCGTGTTCGACGTCGGCACGCGGCTCGCGGCGGCCGGGGCCATCGGCGTGCTGCTCGCCGGCGGGCTGGGGTACCTGGTGGCGCGCACCGGGCTGCGGCCGGTCGCGCGGCTGACCCGCACCGCAGAGACGATCGCCGCCACCCGCGACCCGCGGCACCGCATCGACCTGCCCGGGAACGACGAGTTGGCCCGGCTCGCCACCAGCTTCAACACCATGCTGGACGAGCTGGAGCGCTCCGTCACCGCGCAGCGGCGGCTCGTCGCCGACGCCTCCCACGAGCTGCGCACCCCGCTCACGGGGTTGCGCACCAACATCGACCTGCTCGCCCGCGACCTGCCGCCGGAGCACCGCACCCGGATCCACGCCACCCTGCGCACCCAGATCACCGAGATGACCGGGCTGGTCAACGACCTCATCGAGCTGGCCCGAGGCGAGGCACCCGAGGGGCGGTCGGAGGACGTACGGCTGGACGAGGTGGTGGAGCACTGCGTGGCCGCCGAGCGCCGCAACCGTCCCGGCGTCGGCTTCGACGTGCGCGTGGAGCCGACGGTGGTGCCCGGGGTGCCCGACCGGCTGGCCCGGGCGGTCACCAACCTGCTCGACAACGCCGCCAAGTTCAGCCCCGAGGGCGGGGAAGTGGAGGTGCGCCTGGCCGCCGGCGAGCTGACGGTGCGCGACCACGGGCCCGGAATCGACCCGGACGACCTGCCGCACGTCTTCGACCGGTTCTACCGGGCCCGGACCGCCCGCGGCCTGCCCGGTTCGGGGCTCGGCCTGGCGATCGTGCGCCAGGTCGCCGGCGGCCACGGGGCCGAACTGCGCGCCGAGCCCGCGCCCGGTGGCGGCACCGTGTTCCGGATGGCGTTCCCGGCCGCGCCCGGCGCGCCGAGCCGGTCATCGTCCGGTCCGCACTGA
- a CDS encoding sugar kinase gives MPIADAPRPDDAPEAFRPIDALCVGETMAVLTPVTGGPLTAGSELGIAAGGAESNVACGLARLGHRAAWLSRVGDDPLGRIVTGAVAAHGVDVSAVRTDTEGRPTGLYVKDPRPGASGVHYYRSGSAASAMGPGLADTPPVAHARVIHLSGITPALSPGCSALVDRLLDRGPGGARVSFDVNHRPALWPAADAAPVLLGLARRADVVFVGRDEAESLWGTGSADAVRALLPDVALLVVKDADTGATCYGGDRGTTFVPAPAATVVEATGAGDAFAAGFLSGLLDRRPPRDSLRLGHILAAAALRATTDVAVPPPRADRDAMLAADEETWPRMRLPAAGA, from the coding sequence ATGCCCATTGCCGACGCGCCGAGACCGGATGACGCTCCGGAGGCCTTCCGCCCCATCGACGCGCTGTGCGTCGGCGAGACCATGGCCGTCCTCACCCCCGTCACCGGCGGGCCGCTCACCGCGGGGTCCGAGCTCGGCATCGCGGCCGGGGGAGCGGAGTCCAACGTCGCGTGCGGGCTCGCCCGGCTCGGGCACCGCGCGGCCTGGCTGAGCCGGGTGGGCGACGACCCGCTGGGCCGCATCGTCACCGGCGCGGTCGCCGCGCACGGGGTGGACGTCAGCGCGGTGCGGACCGACACCGAGGGGCGCCCCACCGGTCTGTACGTGAAGGACCCGCGCCCCGGGGCGAGCGGCGTGCACTACTACCGGTCCGGGTCGGCCGCCTCGGCGATGGGCCCCGGGCTCGCCGACACCCCGCCGGTGGCCCACGCCCGCGTCATCCACCTGTCGGGGATCACCCCGGCGCTCTCGCCCGGTTGCTCGGCCCTCGTCGACCGGCTGCTCGACCGCGGCCCCGGCGGGGCGCGCGTCAGCTTCGACGTCAACCACCGGCCGGCGCTGTGGCCGGCGGCCGACGCGGCCCCGGTCCTGCTCGGCCTGGCCCGCCGCGCCGATGTCGTCTTCGTCGGCCGCGACGAGGCCGAGAGCCTGTGGGGGACGGGCAGCGCCGACGCGGTGCGGGCGCTGCTGCCCGACGTGGCGCTGCTGGTCGTCAAGGACGCCGACACCGGTGCCACCTGCTACGGCGGGGATCGGGGCACGACCTTCGTCCCCGCGCCGGCGGCCACGGTGGTGGAGGCGACCGGTGCGGGCGACGCCTTCGCCGCGGGCTTCCTCTCGGGCCTGCTCGACCGCCGCCCCCCACGCGACAGCCTCCGCCTCGGCCACATCCTCGCGGCCGCGGCCCTGCGCGCCACCACCGACGTGGCCGTCCCGCCCCCGCGCGCCGACCGGGACGCCATGCTCGCGGCGGACGAGGAGACCTGGCCGCGGATGCGGCTCCCCGCGGCCGGGGCCTGA
- a CDS encoding TetR/AcrR family transcriptional regulator, protein MERPEDTGPCSGRVRDRAATRQRILDSARELFTSEGYEHVSSRSIAAHAGVNVALINRYFGAKRGLLAEVIAQDAAFPGILEGDRATLPRRVAEHVARRVLGAGTPLQRALEHSMGDPDLRSVYEERLKNALIEPLAAYLGGPHARARASLVAGVVLGMGVVKRVEGGTSFADLDPCDLADRLTCVIERCLEEFAA, encoded by the coding sequence ATGGAACGGCCGGAGGACACCGGACCGTGCTCAGGCCGAGTGCGGGACCGTGCGGCCACACGCCAGCGCATCCTCGACAGCGCGCGCGAGCTGTTCACCAGCGAGGGCTACGAGCATGTGTCCTCGCGCAGCATCGCCGCCCACGCGGGCGTCAACGTCGCCCTCATCAACCGCTACTTCGGGGCCAAGCGGGGGCTGCTCGCCGAGGTCATCGCCCAGGACGCGGCGTTTCCCGGCATCCTCGAAGGCGACCGCGCCACCCTGCCGCGGCGTGTGGCCGAACACGTGGCGCGGCGCGTTCTCGGCGCGGGCACGCCGCTGCAGCGGGCGCTGGAGCACTCCATGGGCGACCCGGACCTGCGGTCGGTCTACGAGGAGCGGCTGAAGAACGCCTTGATCGAGCCGCTGGCCGCATACCTCGGCGGCCCCCATGCACGGGCGCGGGCCTCGCTGGTGGCCGGTGTGGTGCTCGGCATGGGCGTGGTCAAGCGTGTCGAGGGCGGGACCTCCTTCGCCGACCTCGACCCCTGCGACCTGGCCGACCGGCTGACCTGCGTTATCGAGCGGTGTCTGGAGGAGTTCGCGGCCTGA